A window of the Brachyhypopomus gauderio isolate BG-103 chromosome 14, BGAUD_0.2, whole genome shotgun sequence genome harbors these coding sequences:
- the LOC143474673 gene encoding uncharacterized protein LOC143474673 isoform X2, translating into MGLKVLLVFLGLQLCLFCPTRCTDAGSHAALQLSRPDRGHKAEVLLAEVPPFRMGLNYMAPKDSDVVVKKYTRVRRQTKKKKKKPVNPGAMSVLAISLPVAEEKTPIVIHHELKNEHKSRVRRQTENKKKKKKNHGALSAIAQERAPDLEHKSRVRQQTEKKKKKKKKTKKKNSGAMSVLTTNTEGPRYVDQKISQPQPPGVADEEILQ; encoded by the exons ATGGGACTGAAAGTGCTGCTGGTGTTTCTGGGACTGCAGCTCTGCCTGTTCTGCCCCACTCGGTGCACAGATGCCGGGAGCCACGCGGCACTGCAGCTGAGCCGTCCGGACCGCGGCCACAAGGCCGAAGTGCTGCTGGCTGAG GTTCCCCCCTTCAGAATGGGACTGAACTATATGGCTCCGAAAGACTCTGACGTCGTTGTTAAG AAATATACGAGAGTTAGACGACAgacgaagaagaagaagaagaaaccgGTGAACCCCGGGGCCATGTCCGTACTAGCT ATATCTCTTCCTGTAGCTGAGGAGAAAACACCAATTGTAATCCACCACGAACTGAAAAAT GAACACAAATCAAGAGTCCGACGACAGACAgagaataagaagaagaagaagaagaaccatGGGGCCTTGTCTGCAATAGCACAGGAAAGAGCTCCTGACCTG GAACACAAATCAAGAGTCCGACAACAGacagaaaagaagaagaagaagaagaagaagacgaAGAAGAAGAACTCCGGGGCCATGTCCGTATTAACT ACGAACACAGAGGGACCAAGATACGTCGACCAGAAGATCTCTCAGCCACAACCTCCAGGAGTAGCAG ATGAAGAAATCCTCCAGTAA
- the LOC143474673 gene encoding uncharacterized protein LOC143474673 isoform X1, producing the protein MGLKVLLVFLGLQLCLFCPTRCTDAGSHAALQLSRPDRGHKAEVLLAEVPPFRMGLNYMAPKDSDVVVKKYTRVRRQTKKKKKKPVNPGAMSVLAISLPVAEEKTPIVIHHELKNEHKSRVRRQTENKKKKKKNHGALSAIAQERAPDLEHKSRVRQQTEKKKKKKKKTKKKNSGAMSVLTTNTEGPRYVDQKISQPQPPGVAVDEEILQ; encoded by the exons ATGGGACTGAAAGTGCTGCTGGTGTTTCTGGGACTGCAGCTCTGCCTGTTCTGCCCCACTCGGTGCACAGATGCCGGGAGCCACGCGGCACTGCAGCTGAGCCGTCCGGACCGCGGCCACAAGGCCGAAGTGCTGCTGGCTGAG GTTCCCCCCTTCAGAATGGGACTGAACTATATGGCTCCGAAAGACTCTGACGTCGTTGTTAAG AAATATACGAGAGTTAGACGACAgacgaagaagaagaagaagaaaccgGTGAACCCCGGGGCCATGTCCGTACTAGCT ATATCTCTTCCTGTAGCTGAGGAGAAAACACCAATTGTAATCCACCACGAACTGAAAAAT GAACACAAATCAAGAGTCCGACGACAGACAgagaataagaagaagaagaagaagaaccatGGGGCCTTGTCTGCAATAGCACAGGAAAGAGCTCCTGACCTG GAACACAAATCAAGAGTCCGACAACAGacagaaaagaagaagaagaagaagaagaagacgaAGAAGAAGAACTCCGGGGCCATGTCCGTATTAACT ACGAACACAGAGGGACCAAGATACGTCGACCAGAAGATCTCTCAGCCACAACCTCCAGGAGTAGCAG TAGATGAAGAAATCCTCCAGTAA
- the ackr4a gene encoding atypical chemokine receptor 4 isoform X1 produces the protein MTWKIVGERYWSTSEKMFSIYIITRMDYVEEDYDYAENNSYNFSYDDYQTMCEKDDVRSFARVFQPVVYGLCLVVGVAGNALVVAVYVHAKRARTLSDALVVHLAVADLLLLLTLPFWASAAVRGWELGEAPCKLVSALYTVNFTCSMIILACISLDRYLALTPATKDGRLGRAFRKENSAKLGLVVWATAFLLGIPDLVLCTVRDLANGRVCMAVYPSDAALQAKVTVEVLQVVLSFLAPLAVMVYCYTRVVRTLLSLPLDSRGRRRWRPVRVLLVVVGTFVLTQLPYNVLKFSRTLDAMHALVTHCGVSKALDRAVQITRSLALTHCCLNPVLYAFIGASFRQRVLKFAKSVGQWRRSARRQVEGGVDMSFNSNSHSPKTSSFSI, from the exons ATGACGTGGAAGATCGTTGGAGAGCGTTATTGGTCTACTTCAGAGAAGATGTTTTCTATCT ACATCATAACGAGAATGGACTATGTAGAAGAGGACTACGACTACGCCGAGAATAACAGCTACAACTTCAGCTATGACGACTACCAAACCATGTGTGAGAAGGACGACGTGCGCTCCTTTGCGAGAGTCTTCCAGCCGGTGGTTTACGGGCTGTGTCTGGTGGTGGGCGTAGCGGGCAACGCGCTGGTGGTGGCCGTGTACGTGCACGCCAAGCGGGCGAGGACGCTGTCGGACGCGCTGGTGGTGCACCTGGCCGTGGCGGACCTGCTCCTGCTGCTGACCTTGCCCTTCTGGGCGTCGGCGGCCGTGCGCGGCTGGGAGCTCGGGGAGGCGCCGTGCAAGCTCGTTTCAGCTTTGTACACGGTCAACTTCACTTGCAGCATGATCATCCTGGCGTGCATCAGCCTGGATAGATACCTGGCGCTGACACCCGCGACGAAGGACGGGAGGCTGGGCCGGGCGTTCAGGAAGGAGAATTCGGCCAAGCTCGGTCTGGTCGTGTGGGCCACCGCCTTCCTGCTGGGGATCCCCGACCTGGTGCTCTGCACGGTGAGGGACCTGGCCAACGGGCGGGTGTGCATGGCCGTGTACCCGTCGGACGCGGCGCTCCAGGCGAAGGTGACGGTGGAGGTTCTCCAGGTGGTGCTGAGCTTCCTGGCACCGCTGGCGGTGATGGTGTACTGCTACACCCGTGTGGTGCGCACGCTGCTGAGCCTCCCGCTGGACAGCAGGGGGAGAAGGAGGTGGCGGCCCGTCCgtgtgctgctggtggtggtcgGGACGTTCGTGCTCACGCAGCTGCCCTACAACGTGCTGAAGTTCAGCCGCACCCTGGATGCGATGCACGCGTTGGTGACCCACTGTGGGGTGAGCAAAGCCCTGGACCGGGCGGTTCAGATCACCAGGAGTCTGGCTCTGACTCACTGCTGCCTGAACCCGGTACTCTACGCTTTTATCGGCGCCTCCTTCAGACAGCGTGTGCTGAAGTTCGCTAAAAGCGTCGGCCAGTGGAGGAGATCGGCACGGAGACAGGTGGAGGGGGGAGTAGACATGTCTTTCAATTCCAATTCACACTCCCCAAAGACCAGCAGCTTCTCCATATGA
- the ackr4a gene encoding atypical chemokine receptor 4 isoform X2, translated as MDYVEEDYDYAENNSYNFSYDDYQTMCEKDDVRSFARVFQPVVYGLCLVVGVAGNALVVAVYVHAKRARTLSDALVVHLAVADLLLLLTLPFWASAAVRGWELGEAPCKLVSALYTVNFTCSMIILACISLDRYLALTPATKDGRLGRAFRKENSAKLGLVVWATAFLLGIPDLVLCTVRDLANGRVCMAVYPSDAALQAKVTVEVLQVVLSFLAPLAVMVYCYTRVVRTLLSLPLDSRGRRRWRPVRVLLVVVGTFVLTQLPYNVLKFSRTLDAMHALVTHCGVSKALDRAVQITRSLALTHCCLNPVLYAFIGASFRQRVLKFAKSVGQWRRSARRQVEGGVDMSFNSNSHSPKTSSFSI; from the coding sequence ATGGACTATGTAGAAGAGGACTACGACTACGCCGAGAATAACAGCTACAACTTCAGCTATGACGACTACCAAACCATGTGTGAGAAGGACGACGTGCGCTCCTTTGCGAGAGTCTTCCAGCCGGTGGTTTACGGGCTGTGTCTGGTGGTGGGCGTAGCGGGCAACGCGCTGGTGGTGGCCGTGTACGTGCACGCCAAGCGGGCGAGGACGCTGTCGGACGCGCTGGTGGTGCACCTGGCCGTGGCGGACCTGCTCCTGCTGCTGACCTTGCCCTTCTGGGCGTCGGCGGCCGTGCGCGGCTGGGAGCTCGGGGAGGCGCCGTGCAAGCTCGTTTCAGCTTTGTACACGGTCAACTTCACTTGCAGCATGATCATCCTGGCGTGCATCAGCCTGGATAGATACCTGGCGCTGACACCCGCGACGAAGGACGGGAGGCTGGGCCGGGCGTTCAGGAAGGAGAATTCGGCCAAGCTCGGTCTGGTCGTGTGGGCCACCGCCTTCCTGCTGGGGATCCCCGACCTGGTGCTCTGCACGGTGAGGGACCTGGCCAACGGGCGGGTGTGCATGGCCGTGTACCCGTCGGACGCGGCGCTCCAGGCGAAGGTGACGGTGGAGGTTCTCCAGGTGGTGCTGAGCTTCCTGGCACCGCTGGCGGTGATGGTGTACTGCTACACCCGTGTGGTGCGCACGCTGCTGAGCCTCCCGCTGGACAGCAGGGGGAGAAGGAGGTGGCGGCCCGTCCgtgtgctgctggtggtggtcgGGACGTTCGTGCTCACGCAGCTGCCCTACAACGTGCTGAAGTTCAGCCGCACCCTGGATGCGATGCACGCGTTGGTGACCCACTGTGGGGTGAGCAAAGCCCTGGACCGGGCGGTTCAGATCACCAGGAGTCTGGCTCTGACTCACTGCTGCCTGAACCCGGTACTCTACGCTTTTATCGGCGCCTCCTTCAGACAGCGTGTGCTGAAGTTCGCTAAAAGCGTCGGCCAGTGGAGGAGATCGGCACGGAGACAGGTGGAGGGGGGAGTAGACATGTCTTTCAATTCCAATTCACACTCCCCAAAGACCAGCAGCTTCTCCATATGA
- the e2f5 gene encoding transcription factor E2F5 encodes MVAVVYFGYSRGVSETMAELSSLSHAAPNGSSRHEKSLGLLTIKFVTLLQESKNGVLDLKVAADTLAVRQKRRIYDITNVLEGIGLIEKKTKNTIQWKGESSGCQPQEILEQVELLKAQISELERQERELDVQKECLQQSNKHLKEDPDNHRYSYVTHEDICDVFSGDTLLAVMAPAGTQLEVPVPEMGQNGLKRYQVNLRSQSAPIQVMLINRETGSSRPVVFSVPPPDESYAMPTPPHTPASQQCFAISSSDSCGLGPGQLKSPVASEHHVTPSSSPPDVHMECHPESPVSQCLLMQEPLVGTEVGQAHGELDGQDGPSMLDVGSLLRLSTVDQMKEEREGVADLIDELMSSDVFPLLRLSPNPGVDYNFNLDDNEGVCDLFDVQILNY; translated from the exons ATGGTCGCGGTAGTATATTTCGGATATAGTCGCGGAGTCTCTGAAACTATGGCTGAACTGAGCAGCCTTTCGCACGCAGCTCCGAACGGGTCCAGTCGCCATGAGAAGAGTTTGGGTCTCCTCACTATCAAATTTGTGACGCTGCTCCAAGAGTCCAAGAACGGAGTACTGGACTTAAAAGTG GCTGCAGACACTTTAGCTGTCAGACAGAAGAGAAGAATCTACGACATCACGAATGTGCTTGAAGGGATAGGTCTCATCGAGAAGAAGACGAAAAACACCATCCAGTGGAA GGGGGAGAGTTCTGGCTGCCAACCTCAGGAGATCTTGGAACAGGTGGAACTTCTGAAGGCTCAGATATCCGAGctagagagacaggagagagaactGGATGTTCAAAAAGAATGTCTACAGCAGAGCAACAAACACCTGAAGGAAGACCCAGATAACCACAGATAT AGTTATGTGACACATGAGGATATATGTGATGTGTTCAGTGGCGATACCCTTCTGGCAGTGATGGCACCTGCAGGGACTCAGCTagaggttccagtgcctgagatg GGTCAGAACGGTCTGAAGAGATACCAGGTAAACCTGCGCAGTCAGTCGGCTCCCATTCAAGTGATGCTGATCAACAGGGAGACCGGCAGCTCCAGGCCCGTGGTGTTCTCGGTCCCGCCCCCGGACGAGTCCTACGCTATGCCCACGCCGCCCCACACGCCCGCCAGCCAACAGTGCTTCGCCATCTCATCATCAGACTCCTGCGGTCTGGGGCCCGGCCAGCTGAAGAGCCCGGTGGCGTCTGAGCACCACGtcacaccctcctcctctcctcctgatgTTCATATGG AGTGCCATCCTGAGTCCCCAGTCAGCCAGTGTCTGCTGATGCAGGAGCCCCTGGTTGGTACTGAGGTGGGTCAGGCACACGGGGAGCTGGACGGGCAGGACGGGCCCTCCATGCTGGATGTGGGCAGCCTGCTGAGACTGAGCACTGTGGACCAgatgaaggaggagagagaag GGGTTGCTGACCTCATAGACGAGCTCATGTCATCAGATG TTTTTCCCCTCTTGCGACTGTCACCCAACCCTGGTGTGGATTACAACTTCAACCTGGACGACAATGAAGGAGTGTGTGACCTCTTCGATGTACAGATTCTTAATTATTAA
- the lrrcc1 gene encoding leucine-rich repeat and coiled-coil domain-containing protein 1, giving the protein MGAGEICLIDKGISSLLEVPLKSDITSLNLHCNRLVKIEGLASAWHIRHLDLSSNHISRIEGLGSLSSLRTLNLSCNNITKVEGLNGLLNLTRLNLAYNKINDLTGFLYLHGAEYKLKHLQLHSNRVDSMAHLLQCLVGLHSLRDVTLSKDGADNPVCAVPGYREMVLQSLHQVSTLDGDDRQGNPSNSGNESLMDVPGLEDFLEFLISTGTSVSDVPVHPDASVPTPRIDELLTQFRHRGRALGMPDEMTMQEKSQPGPHRVDSTSGNQANEQRIEKLEQQITQLFSKASVGRGPDATTAVQSAVRKAKRDTDQTSESECDSTKENRVRSRIPCPRGPRGKQVVKHGKLKGSDSEADPQKRRSSKLPAGSRQRAAVQDQGPTAPARRSLRTDRGPPDKGPHQTEEETYRAIVEERDQERERRWKAEQAVRKLTEQVQGLQTRATEERELQSLAMHTTDRLKELLLKERSDRAELQSRVEELEERCRTWSEQVEQLRSREDLHKRALRSLEESVAQEEARTASRQAEAMKKKQELENRSAVLKREVEILRASVKQYKDKLQHLQELLTSREEAHRKELGSRLLPGGPEFQEAVGRAVTAAEQRHAQRQAETEQQLAQAKLHYAALEDEFRMALAIEAKRFSEVKEGFDHVSAELQEVKSALSERQLREKQSSSLVQELTAMVKEQKARIADLIKAKHHAVTELKARVRTLEAKTEDDRRLSVQLELLKKDKSKLISQLTAQESVIEGLRAERRIWGQELAQQGASLSQDRGRLEAKIEVLTTELESLKKQNERDNDALRIKAKMVDDQTDTIRKLKEAVQERDEQLRGVREENLQAQRRLQQQLEEEATTSTELRDAVEKLGLRKEELKQQLLDKDAELDELKEAYSAASRKWQDKADLLGRLESQVKRMKDAFDTKESALQEDRDKAVQAHKAAVEKLHCVDDAFRRQLESIQASHQTELLRLANEKQKQLEQANLRVLQVEDEMRQLLEETETNKRAMEEKMRRLTNVLRDF; this is encoded by the exons ATGGGTGCTGGAGAGATATGCTTGATTGATAAAGGAATCTCCAG TTTGTTGGAGGTCCCATTGAAGTCCGACATCACATCTTTAAATCTCCACTGTAATCGACTGGTAAAGATTGAAGGGTTGGCATCAGCATGGCACATCAGACATCTGGATCTTTCATCCAATCACATTTCTCGTATTGAGGGCCTTGGTTCACTATCTTCACTGCGCACTTTAAACCTGTCTTGCAACAACATCACCAAGGTGGAAG gtctcaaTGGCCTCTTAAACCTCACAAGGCTGAACTTGgcctacaataaaataaatgaccTCACTG GGTTCTTGTATCTGCACGGGGCTGAATACAAACTGAAACACCTCCAGCTCCACAGCAACCGTGTGGACAGCATGGCCCATCTGCTGCAGTGCCTGGTGGGACTGCACAGTCTACGAGATGTCACTCTCAGCAAAGATGGGGCTGATAATCCGGTGTGCGCAGTGCCAG GCTACAGGGAGATGGTTCTACAGTCCCTACATCAAGTCTCCACTCTGGATGGAGATGATCGTCAGGGTAACCCCTCTAATTCAGGCAATGAGAGCCTAATGGATGTTCCTGGACTGGAAGACTTTCTTGAGTTCTTGATCTCCACAGGCACTAGTGTCAGCGACGTGCCG GTCCATCCAGATGCTTCTGTCCCCACTCCACGGATCGATGAGCTTCTGACCCAGTTCCGGCACCGCGGTAGGGCTTTGGGGATGCCTGATGAAATGACAATGCAAGAGAAATCGCAGCCTGGCCCACACAGAGTGGACTCCACCTCAGGAAACCAAGCAAATGAGCAGCGCATTGAGAAACTGGAGCAGCAGATCACCCAGCTATTCAGCAAG GCTTCAGTGGGCCGTGGTCCTGACGCAACCACTGCTGTGCAGTCTGCGGTAAGGAAAGCCAAAAGAGACACTGATCAAACTTCAGAGAGCGAATGTGACAGCACAAAAGAAAACCGGGTACGCTCGAGAATCCCCTGTCCCAGAGGTCCAAGAGGGAAGCAGGTGGTAAAACACGGCAAACTCAAGGGGTCTGACAG TGAAGCAGACCCACAGAAGCGACGGAGCTCAAAGCTCCCTGCTGGTTCTCGTCAGAGAGCAGCTGTTCAGGACCAGGGGCCCACAGCCCCTGCCAGGAGAAGCCTCAGGACAGACCGCGGCCCTCCAGACAAAGGGCCCCATCAAACCGAGGAGGAAACGTATAGG GCCATAGTGGAGGAGCGAGACCAGGAGCGGGAGCGGCGCTGGAAGGCGGAGCAGGCCGTAAGGAAGCTGACGGAGCAGGTGCAGGGTCTGCAGACGCGGGCCACTGAGGAGAGGGAGCTGCAGAGTCTGGCCATGCACACCACGGACAG ACTGAAGGAGCTGTTACTGAAGGAGCGCTCGGACCGGGCGGAGCTGCAGTCTcgggtggaggagctggaggaaagGTGTAGGACGTGGTcggagcaggtggagcagctCCGCAGCCGGGAGGACCTCCACAAGAGGGCGCTACGCAGTCTGGAGGAGAGCGTGGCACAGGAGGAGGCCCGCACGGCCTCGAGGCAGGCTGAGGCG ATGAAGAAGAAGCAGGAGTTGGAAAACAGGAGTGCTGTCCtgaagagggaggtggagataCTCCGCGCGTCTGTGAAGCAGTACAAAGACAAgctgcagcacctgcaggagctgctcacCTCCAGAGAGGAGGCGCACAG GAAGGAGCTGGGGTCACGGCTGCTCCCCGGGGGGCCCGAGTTCCAGGAGGCCGTCGGGAGGGCGGTGACGGCTGCGGAGCAGAGGCACGCCCAGAGACAGGCCGAGACGGAGCAGCAGCTAGCCCAGGCTAAACTCCACTACGCCGCCCTAGAGGACGAGTTCCGCATGGCTCTCGCCATTGAAGCGAAGCGCTTCTCCGAG GTGAAGGAAGGCTTTGACCACGTGTCTGCTGAGCTCCAGGAGGTGAAGTCCGCTCTGAGTGAGCGTCAGCTGAGAGAGAAACAGTCCAGCTCTCTGGTGCAGGAGCTCACGGCCATGGTGAAAGAGCAGAAAGCTCGCATAGCTGATCTCATCAAAGCCAAACACCACGCTGTGACGGAACTAAAG GCACGAGTACGGACGCTCGAGGCGAAGACCGAAGACGACAGGCGTCTGAGTGTGCAGCTGGAACTCCTGAAGAAGGACAAGTCAAAGCTGATCTCTCAGCTGACTGCCCAGGAGTCGGTCATAGAAGGGCTGCGTGCAGAGAGGAGGATCTGGGGGCAGGAGCTAGCACAGCAAG GAGCTTCACTCTCTCAGGACAGAGGTCGCCTGGAGGCTAAGATTGAGGTCCTGACCACTGAGCTGGAAAGCCTGAAGAAACAGAACGAGAGAGACAATGATGCACTCAGGATCAAAGCGAAGATGGTAGACGATCAGACGGACACGATTCGGAAGCTAAAAGAG GCGGTGCAGGAGCGCGATGAGCAGCTCCGTGGTGTGCGTGAGGAGAACCTGCAGGCCCAGAGGAGACTGCAGCAGCAGCTGGAGGAGGAAGCCACCACGTCCACCGAACTCCGAGACGCAGTGGAGAAACTCGGCCTCAGGAAGGAGGAGCTCAAACAGCAGCTCCTCGACAAAGATGCTGAGCTGGATGAGCTCAAGGAAGCCTACAG TGCCGCGAGCCGAAAGTGGCAGGACAAGGCGGACCTTCTTGGCAGGCTGGAGAGTCAGGTGAAACGCATGAAGGACGCCTTCGACACGAAGGAGAGTGCTCTacaggaggacagggacaaaGCCGTCCAGGCACACAA GGCAGCTGTGGAGAAGCTTCACTGTGTGGACGACGCCTTCCGTAGGCAGCTGGAGTCGATACAGGCTTCCCATCAGACTGAACTGCTACGATTGGCTAATGAAAAACAGAAACAGCTAGAACAAGCCAACCTGAGG GTGCTCCAGGTGGAAGATGAGATGAGACAGCTCCTGGAGGAAACCGAGACCAACAAAAGAGCCATGGAGGAGAAAATGAGGCGTCTCACCAATGTGCTCCGAGACTTCTAA